One window from the genome of Paramisgurnus dabryanus chromosome 20, PD_genome_1.1, whole genome shotgun sequence encodes:
- the LOC135730298 gene encoding filensin: MFKSSYRHEVRKEKYERSDVFEEPSSPETETTPGVGPSGWESLQELNGRFARYINRARVLEQRNAVFRKQLETLERMEVDSGLEEAFSEQISVNRCRIRELQSDHAKLERELKDAERMLDEYKSRYRNECEYQEQLRRSLEQLNKEADTVLLRNLEYQIQLQFLHDDVNATKERHRKNLAEIQTYLNILHQINQTIPLLANVSASEDQERLMAQRRVPALRNQVEEYKSAIYQLQAQKCRLQTETSVLEQTIKTTQESYDDEIQHYNEQIESLRKDTEEAERSLEKYTNHCRQLATYQTSLENELERYKRIFENEDNRLNSAIIGTPVTLLTTNYKYTQSSSMSRTGKDITQAIQDITNIKPRQKNLTNKVFKKKEITSKGAIDSGLEERTAEEFEDEKNREVMEEQVVICKEQVPREDVPDGAQISKAFDTLCNLIRGRMSQARKPEPIADFFTKGRYVLVTGDSNYLDPCFVSTTPSASHIYVTIQDDGMPHGTPSPPPCSPSGPMPQPIPPSTPSDDTEPEKGKDGGKWMNGGNGKPKNGEPHSKPKEPEPGSHDRPSPPPGPKPPSSPHRSKSPRGPPPMSSHSSIPPTSMTYEKVEVVESVEKLSSDKKVTGYEETTTVVETMIEKTSRKKH, from the exons ATGTTCAAAAGCAGCTACCGGCACGAAGTGCGCAAAGAGAAGTATGAACGCTCGGACGTCTTTGAGGAGCCCAGCAGCCCGGAGACAGAGACCACTCCTGGCGTCGGACCCTCCGGCTGGGAGAGCCTACAGGAGCTGAACGGCCGGTTCGCACGTTACATCAATCGGGCCCGTGTGCTGGAGCAACGCAATGCTGTGTTTCGCAAGCAGCTGGAGACTCTGGAGCGCATGGAGGTGGATTCTGGACTGGAGGAGGCCTTCAGCGAGCAGATCAGTGTCAACAGATGCCGCATCAGAGAACTGCAGTCTGACCACGCCAAGCTGGAGAGAGAACTTAAAGATGCTGAACGCATGCTTGATGAATACAAAAGCAG ATACAGAAATGAATGTGAATATCAAGAACAGCTGAGGCGGTCACTGGAACAGCTCAATAAG GAAGCGGACACAGTGCTATTGAGGAATCTTGAATATCAGATTCAGCTGCAATTTCTCCATGATGATGTCAATGCAACCAAAGAGAGGCACAGAAAG AACCTTGCAGAGATTCAGACGTATCTTAACATTTTGCATCAGATCAACCAGACTATTCCTCTCTTGGCGAACGTGTCGGCCTCAGAG GATCAGGAGAGGCTGATGGCTCAAAGACGAGTTCCTGCCCTGAGGAATCAAGTGGAGGAATACAAGAGCGCCATCTACCAGCTGCAGGCTCAGAAATGTCGACTGCAGACTGAG ACCTCTGTGTTGGAACAAACCATCAAGACCACACAGGAGAGCTACGATGATGAGATTCAGCATTACAACGAACAGATTGAGTCCCTCAGGAAAGATACGGAGGAGGCCGAGAGGTCGCTGGAAAAGTACACCAACCACTGTCGACAACTGGCCACATATCAAACCTCTCTTGAGAATGAACTGGAGAGGTACAAGAGAATCTTTGAGAATGAAGATAACAG ACTGAATTCAGCAATAATCGGAACACCCGTTACCCTGTTAACAACCAATTATAAATACACCCAAAGTTCTAGCATGAGCAGGACAGGAAAAG ATATTACCCAAGCTATCCAAGACATTACTAACATAAAGCCTCGTCAGAAGAACTTAACCAATAAGGTGTTTAAGAAGAAAGAGATTACTTCAAAAGGAGCTATAGATAGCGGATTGGAGGAGAGGACAGCTGAAGAGTTTGAGGATGAGAAGAATAGAGAGGTCATGGAGGAACAGGTTGTAATATGTAAGGAGCAGGTTCCTCGTGAAGACGTGCCTGATGGAGCCCAGATCAGCAAGGCCTTTGACACTCTCTGTAACCTCATTCGTGGCCGTATGAGCCAAGCGAGAAAACCAGAGCCCATCGCTGACTTTTTCACCAAGGGACGTTATGTCCTGGTGACGGGTGACTCTAACTACCTGGACCCCTGCTTCGTCTCAACCACCCCTTCCGCCAGCCACATCTACGTAACAATCCAAGATGATGGGATGCCTCACGGTACACCCTCCCCACCCCCTTGCTCCCCATCTGGACCAATGCCCCAGCCCATACCCCCTTCCACACCTTCAGATGATACAGAACCAGAAAAAGGTAAAGATGGTGGAAAATGGATGAACGGTGGAAATGGAAAGCCAAAAAATGGAGAGCCACATTCAAAGCCAAAAGAGCCAGAACCAGGATCTCATGACAGGCCAAGCCCTCCACCAGGACCCAAGCCACCCTCATCCCCACATAGAAGCAAGAGCCCCCGAGGCCCCCCGCCCATGTCATCGCACAGTTCTATTCCCCCTACCTCCATGACATATGAGAAGGTAGAAGTAGTGGAGTCTGTTGAGAAGCTCTCGTCAGACAAAAAAGTGACGGGCTATGAAGAGACGACCACAGTGGTTGAGACCATGATTGAAAAGACCAGCAGAAAGAAGCATTGA